The genomic interval ACGCTTCAGGCCTTCGGTGCTGCCCATGGCGATGGTACGAACAATGCCGTCACCCAGCTGCTGCTGGACTTCCAGAGTTGTGTCGCCACCTTCAAGCAGCAGTGCGTCATATACGTTGGGTACGGAGTCACGTGGGAATTCCACGTCGATAACCGCGCCAATGATCTGAACGATTTGTCCGCTACTCATGCTCGGTTCCTCGTTATCTTAAGTAGTCAATAAAACCAGTAGGACTGTTTGCGGGATCAGACCGAAGCCGCGCCGCTAACAATCTCCGAAATCTCTTGGGTGATGGCTGCCTGACGCGCCTTGTTATAGGCCAACTGAAGCTCGTCCATAATGTCACCGGCGTTATCAGTTGCGCTCTTCATGGCGATCATCCGGGCTGCCTGTTCACATGCCAGATTTTCTACCACACCCTGGTATACCTGGGATTCAATAAAACGTGGCAGAAGACCATCGAGGATCTGCCTGGCATCGGGCTCGTAGAGATAATCCCACTGGTTCTTGATCTCTTCGTCTTCGCTCTCAGGCAGGGGCAGCAGCTGCTCCACCTTCGGGCTTTGGGTCATGGTGTTAACGAACTCGTTGCTTACCACGTACAGGCGATCAATCTTGCCTTCCGAGTACGCATCCAACATGACCTTGACGTTGCCGATGAGTTTTTCAGAGCTCGGGCTGTCACCCAGATGGGTCAGCGCCGCGACGACATTGCCGCCGTAGCTCCGGAAAAAGGAAGCGCCTTTCTGCCCGATGGC from Marinobacter sp. LA51 carries:
- the atpG gene encoding F0F1 ATP synthase subunit gamma, producing the protein MAVGKEIRNQISSIKSTQKITSAMEMVAASKMRKAQERMQATRPYAEKMRQMIGHIAKANAQYKHPFMVDREVKRVGYIVVSTDRGLCGGLNGNLFKALVREMRAWKDKGVEADLCAIGQKGASFFRSYGGNVVAALTHLGDSPSSEKLIGNVKVMLDAYSEGKIDRLYVVSNEFVNTMTQSPKVEQLLPLPESEDEEIKNQWDYLYEPDARQILDGLLPRFIESQVYQGVVENLACEQAARMIAMKSATDNAGDIMDELQLAYNKARQAAITQEISEIVSGAASV